In the Haloarcula salinisoli genome, TGACGGCAGTTGTCGACAGCGACGAAATCCGATACATCGAGGACGTTACGCTGCTCGGGGAGACAAACGGCGACTACGAACTCGAAGTCAAGATGGTCGACCCGCCGGTGCTCTCGACCGTCGCGAGCCTGGGCGGCTACGTCTCTAACGTGACCATCACCGGCGACAGTACCACGATGACCGTCCACCTCGCGGCCGACGGGGACGTCTCCGAAGCCATCGACCGAATCAGGGACGCCGAACACGACGTCGAGATGCTCCGCCGCCGCCAGATGACCCGGCCCGTCCGCTCGTTCGGCGGGCTCCTCAAGCGGCTCCCCGACTCGCTGACCGAGCGCCAGCGAGCGACGCTGGACGCGGCGTACTTCATGGGGTACTTCGACTGGCCGCGTGAAAGCTCCGGGCCGGAAGTGGCAGAGCGGCTCGGCGTGAGCTCCTCTACCTTCCACCAGCACCTCCGGAAAGCCGAAGCGAAGCTACTCGACGCCGTCTTCGAATAGCTATCGTCGGGATGTCACATATTTCCGGCAGGACACGTATCCACCGACCGCCTGTATCTGTGCCAATGAAAACCGCCCAGTGTTCGCGACCCGACCGCCGTCAGCTGTCCGCCGCCCTGGCCGACCAGCGGTCGAGGCACCTCCTGAGCTGTCTCCAGGACAGCCCCGCGACCGTTCGAGACCTGGCCGTCGCCCTCGCGGCGACGGAACTCGGCTGTGCACGCTCGGCCGTGACGCCGTCCGACCGACGGCAGCACCGCCGGCAACTCGACCAACACTACCTGCCCCGGCTGACCGACGCCGGGCTCCTCGACCGGTCCCCCGACGGCTTCGTCCGCTATGTCCCCGCAACGCTGGAGCGCTTCGACGTCCGGTTCCCGTCGCTGGAGGAGCCGGCCAACCCCACGTGGGCGGCCGCCGCGGCGGTGCTCGCGCGTGCGTACCGCTACTCGCTTGTCGCTGTCCTCGCCGAGCGGGAGTCGGTCTCGCTGTCGCGGCTCGCCGACCGACTGGCGACCACCGACGGAGTGACCGCGACGCCGCGCGAACTCGCTATCGCCTGCCATCACATCGACCTCCCGAAACTGGCCTCGGTCGACCTGCTGAGCTACGACGCCGACGCCCGAACTGTCAGGAGTGGGCCCGCCATCGAGACGGTGCTGTAGGCGCGAGACGAAACCCTCAGGGCGACCCGGACGTACCCTGAACTAATGGAGTGTGACAAGTGCGGGTCCGACGCGGTGTTGCACGCGGCCTACTCCGGCCTCTATCTCTGTGAGGACCACCTCTGTCGGGCCGTCGAGAAACGCCTTCGCCGCCGGGTGCGCGAGGACGGGCTCGTCCCCGACGACGCGACGCCCGAAGAGCCCGAGACCTGGGTCATCGGTCTCTCCGGGGGCAAAGACAGCGTCGTCCTCACGCACATCCTCTATGACATCTTCGAACGCGACCCCAGAATCGAACTCGTCGCCCTCTCCATTCACGAGGGCATCGAGGGGTACCGCGACAAGAGCCTCGACGCCTGTGAGGAACTGACCGAGGAGCTTGGCATCCGCCACGAGGTCGTCTCCTACGAGTCCGAATTCGGTGTCCAGATGGACGACGTCGTCGAGGACGACCCCGAGGGGATGGCCGCCTGTGCGTACTGTGGCGTCTTCCGCCGCGATATCCTCTCCCGGTACGCCGAGAAACTGGGCGCGGACAAACTGCTGACGGGCCACAACTTAGACGACGAGGCCGAGACGGCGCTGATGAACTTCCTGGAGGGCGACGTCGACCAGATTGCCAAGCACTTCGACGCCTCGCTGGGGCCGTTCGAGGGCGGCGACGCGTCAGTCGAGGGGACCCGCGCGACACAGGACCACCACGTCCCCAGAGCCAAGCCCCTGCGTGACGTGCCCGAGAAGGAAATCGCGCTGTACGCTCGCTTCCGTGACCTCCCGGCCCACATCACCGAGTGCCCCCACGCCTCGGAGGCCTATCGGGGCGAGATTCAGGAGTTGATGCTCGGTCTGGAGGAGAACCATCCCGGAACCCGTCACTCCATCATGGCCGGCTACGAGAAACTCGCCGCGCTGGCGGCCGACGCCTTCGGCGGCGAGGACAGTGACAGGGACTTCGGCGAGTGTGACAACTGCGGTGCGCCCACCGCTCGCGACATCTGCCGGAAGTGCAATCTGCTCGAGGCGCTAGAGGCGGTCTGACTAGCTGTTTTTGTCTTCGCTGTAGACCGCACAGAGAGCCAGAAAGCCCCGCCAGTAATCCCCGGGGGAGTCACCTCTAACAGCCAGAAAGCCCCCGGACGCTCGACGGCTGCGACTCGCTGTGCCCTTCGCTCACTGCGTTCGCTCCAGTGCTTACTTCGTCTCGCTCGTCGAGCGTCCGGCCCCTTTCAGTCCCGCCCGTAGCCGGTTGGTCAGCCGGCATGGGTGGGACTGAAAGGGGCGGCTGGCTAGGCGAAGGCGGACGACGTAAGCACCGAAACGAACGGAGTGAGTGAGGAGCGCAACGAGTCCACCGAGCCTAGCCAGCCGGGGCTTTCTAGCTGTCAGTAATGGTTATGACGCGTCTCGCTAGCCGTCTTTCTGGCTGTTGTCACTCGCTGGCGTCGCAATCACTCAGGTCTCAGCCTTCACAAAAAGGAGGGGGTCCTGTCCCTCGAAAAACGGAGAACGAGGTCGAACGTTACTCGCTCGTTCGGACGACGTCGAGACCGTTGTTCTTCTCTTTCGTGCTGCGGCCGCCGTCCGTCTCGCCGTAGCCGGCACTGCTGCCGCCGGCGCCGCCGGCGCTCTCGAAGTTCTCGGAGGCGTCGAAGGAGGTGTCGTCGTCGACCTCCTGAATCGCCTCGCGGGACTTGTTGGCCTGCTTCTGGGTGGACGGCCCCAGGACCTGTGCGGACTGGACGCCGGTCATGATAGCCATGACACGGACCTTGCCCTTGTACTCCTCCTGGATGCGGGCGCCCCAGATGACGTTGGCGTTGGCCTCCAGTCGCTCGGTGATGTTCTGTGCGATGCCCTCGGCCTCCTTCAGCGTGAGGTCCGGGCCACCCGTGATGTGGACGAGTCCGCCGCTCGCGCCGCGGTAGTCCACGTCCAGCAGGGGGTGGTTCATCGCGTCCTTGACCACTTCTTCGGTCTTGTTCTTGTCCTGTGTCTCACCCACCAGCATCACCGCGACGCCGCCCTGGTTCATGATGCTAGTCATGTCGGCGTAGTCGAGGTTGATGAGGCTGGGCTGGGTAATCGTCTCCGAGATGCCCTTGACGGTCTCGGCGATGATCTGGTCCATCACCGAGAACGCTTTGCCGATGGGCAGGTTCGGGACGTAGTCGAGCAGACGGTTGTTGTCCAGCACGATGATGGAGTCGGCTTCGTTGCGAAGCTTCTCTAAGCCTTCCTCGGCTTTCACCGTGCGGGCGCGCTCGACGTTGAACGGCGTCGACACCATGCCGACGACGATGGCGCCCTGCTCTTTGGCGATTTTCGAGACGACCGGTGCGGCGCCGGTCCCGGTCCCGCCACCCATACCGGCGGTGACGAAGACCAGGTCCGCATCGCCCAGGACCTCCTTGATGGTCCCCTGTGCCATCTCGGTCGCGCGCTCGCCCATCGAGGGGTCGCCACCCGCGCCCAGGCCGTTGGTGAGGGACTTGCCGACCAGTATCTTCGTGTCGGCCTCGATCATCTTGAGGTGCTGTTTGTCCGTGTTGATGGCCACGGTGTCGGCCCCTTCGACGCCGATGTTGTAGAGGCGGTTGACCGTGTTGTTGCCGGCGCCACCGCAGCCGACGATGACGATGCGGGGGTCACCGAACCCGTCGACGTCCTCGTCGGACAGCTTCTGCTGTTCCTGCTCGTCGCGTTCGAGGGCTTCGTTGACGATGTCCTGCATCGTTACACCCTCGCCCACGTTCGTTTGTCTTTCTCGGAGGCACGTTCCGAGCCCTCTTGCTCGGACAGCATCTCCCGGACGGCCGACCGGATAGCCTCACTCCGGTTGGGGTATTCCCCCGTATCGACCATCTGTTCGACCTCTTCTATCTGCTGCTTCGGAATCCGTAGTGTCACACGCTCCATGGTTATTTCCCTTTGGGTAAGACGATCCAAACGGGCCGTGTTTACGGCCCGCCTGACTGTTTTACACACCGAAATCGACCGACGGCGGCGGGTATGCCACCGCGACCCCGGCTGTGTAAGACGACCGTCTTACGCACGATGTACCACAGACTATGGGATAATAAAAGTTCCGCCGAGTGTATGACAAACTCGTGTTTACGGCGGTAAGGTTCTCCTACTCCCTGTTTGCGCCACTTCTGGACTGTTCGAGCACGTCCGCAGCGGGGGTCCGTCGCCCGCATCCGGGGCAGAATCCCCAGTCCGACCGGAGCTCGTCACCGCAGTCACAGAACACGCGCCGGGAGGCCTTCTCCCCGCAGTTCGGACAGTACACGTGCGAGGAACCCAGGTTCTCGCCACACTGGGCGCAAGAGGACTGCCCGCTGGCCTCCGCGTTTTCACGGCTCTCGGGTGCTGTCTTACGGCCCTCGCGGTCGTGTGATACACCCGCCGTCGCAGTGTCTGCATCCGTGTCTGACGCACGTCTGCTCTCGGCCCGTTCCTCGGTTACAGACCCACTATCGGCGTCGAGCGTGATGTTTACATTCACGTCTTGTGGCTGGTGGGTCGGTGTCGGCGCCTCCAGCCGGTCGGCGATGAGTGCGTCGACGCGGTCGGCGATGAGCGCGTCGATGCTCTCGGTGTCGGTGACTGCCTCGTCCGCGTCCGACGCGCTCTCCGATGACGCCTCGCCATCGAGATACGCACGGAGTGCCTCGCGCATGACCTGGCTCTTCGAGGCGTCGAACTCCTCGAGGCGGTCGACGAGGTCGTCGTCAGCGCGGAACGTTATCTTGCTCATCCGACTCGTCATACAGGTTGTCTCCCGGGTATTTCAATCTTCCCGCTGTGTCTGACGCCCGTCGTCTCGGCGTCAGCGCGGGTCGTAGCCGGCGCTCCAGGAGAGGTCACAGAAGGGGCACTCGATGCGGTAGTTGTCCGAACCGAGGAGTTTCGACTCGACCGTGACCGAGAGCTCGCCCGCCTCGCGGGCGCACTCGACGTGGAACCCCTCCCCACAGTGGTCACAGGTCACCGACTGGAGTTCGTTGGTGAGCGGGTCACCACAGTAGTCACAGTCTCCAAGCACACCCCTCCCTACGCTTACCTCTGATTTACATATTGTGTGCGAATGCGCATATGTTACGGGACCGCGTACGCTTCGCGAATAACAATCCTTAAGTCTTGACCACGGGCTATTTTCGATTGCAGACCGCCCTTAGCTCAGACTGGTAGAGCAGTCGACTGTAGATCGACTTGTCCCCCGTTCAAATCGGGGAGGGCGGATGAACGAAGTGAATCCAGCCGAGCCGATCTGAACACGAGTGTCGCACGCAGTGAAACCAGCTCGTCTCTCAGCTGTTCACATCGAGGGCTCCGTCCCCCGCGGGCGACACTCGGGTGCGCTGGGGGACGTAGTCTTCCGTTGGCGTCACCGGTGCCACGGGAGTTTGTTTCTGATGCCCTGCACGAACGGCCACGGGTCGTCGAGCGACAGGTAGTCGAAGTTGGGCTCGCGCAGACAGGAGGTGAGTATCTCCCGTGCTCGCTGTGTCGCGGGCGGCGTCGCAACGAGCGGCGAATCTGTCCGGAAGATACTCAGCAGATGCCTGAGCTCACCGTGCAGGGAGTGGGTTCCGACACCGAGCTCGTAGTCGCAGTCGATTCGGTCCTGTTGACCGGTGGCGGCGCGCCAGTAGTACAGCGGGAAGTCGGCTCCCGCACGGACGGTCGACGGGAGCGACTGCCACATCCGGGGGTTGATCTCGGTCAGGACGAACTCGCCCGTCTCCTCGTGGCGCATGTACTCGATGCAGGCCAGTCCGTGCCAGTCGAGTTCGTCGAGCAGCGCTCGGGCGACCGACTCCAGTTCGGGAATCGCCGCCGACTCGCGGTAGACGCCGCCACCGCCGGCGTAGGTATCGCCCCGAATCTGGCGGTGCTGGAACAGCGCCAGCGGCTCGCCGTGGTCGTACAGCGCGCCGATCATGTACTCCGCCGTGGACGGGATATACTCTTGGACGATAGGCTCGTGGGCCATCGTCTCGGACAGTGCCGCGCTGTCCGCTGATTCGCCCGCGGGGAGATGCGTCAGGGACTTCTCGACTGCTATCTCGGTGGCGTCCCTGCGGGGGAGGACCCGCTCGGCGAGGACGTTGTATCGTGACTTGACGATCTGTTCGTCCGACCACTCGTCTACGTCACCGAGCGTGGCCGTCGCTGGCACCGGGACACCCGCGTTCTCGGCCGCCTCGACGAGTCGTACTCTGTCGACGACGTCACAGAACTGTTCGAACGGGGGTGTGACCAGGTTCGTCACGGCCTCGAACTGGTCCCGGTAGCGCGAGAGAAGATAGGCCCCTGCCGGCCGGATCGGTATCACGGTCTGTACCGTCGGCCGTCGAGCGATTTCGAGCAGGTCGTCGCGATACGCGAGCAGGTCCGTTCGTGGGTCGCTGACGGACACTGACTCCGTACAGTATCGGGACGTTCCCGCGAGGACCTTCGGTTTCTCCGATGCGATTATCGTATCGATACCCTGCCGAGATAGGGACCGAACACAGGTATACCCATGCGCTTCGTGCCCTGTCGGAATGAGCGCGGCGGTCATACTCCCCTTTCGTAGCAGTTTCCACCCGTTACTATCAGTATGTATAGGATATCGTCAGTAACGCTGTTATACGGCGGCCGCCAGTCCGGCCTGTGCAATGTGCGCCGGTCGGCGTAGCAGGGACAGCCGAGATACTCTCCAATAAATTATGCATATCTGATGTGTCGGCGGTCAACGGCGAGCGCTGCCGTTCACTCGGGGCCCAGCCACTGACTTGACCGCCCGACGACTGGCGGCGGGTCCCGGAGGAGTGGGTCCGGAGAGCGAAACGGAAAAACGCACGACTGCGTCGGCTAAAATAACATGAACTATCAGCGCTCTTTTTGGTAGTATGGGCCGATTACTCGATGTGGTCGTCGATGGGAGTCTTTGACAAAGCACGCAGCGTTTCCCACCTCGGGGAGCCCACGGGATGCCCGTACATCTGTCTAGCATGCGATGCGTCGTTCGACCTCCAGCACCACTCCTGTCCAGACTGTGGCGGGTACGATATCCGCCGCGCCAAATGGGTCGAGTAACCGTCGGCGTCCACACTGGCACGTCCGCTTCGCTATCGGGCTTTCGCCCATTTTTGCATACACTCACACACCGGGCGGTTAGCGCTGCCGGCAGTGTGGAGGGGCGTGGCGACCACGCACTGACCAAATATATCAGTATACAAATTATTATTTTGCGTATTGGATAAGGTTTTGAAGGGGGAGAAGTGTAGAACCACTGAACACTGTTGTATCGTTGCAGTCTGCCAATTAGTATACAAAATCTAACTGTAAACGTTGACGAAAATACAAGGGTTCTAATAGTAAAGGCAGCTATTACTATCAAAATTAGTATCAGTGAAAGACGTGCGTATGACGCCGTCGGCCACGGGCCGTGCTGACCGCACAGTTCAAGTACGATTGCAGTAACCACACGGACGTGGTAGTTTCGTTCGACCTGTTCGGGACCCTCGTCGCGACCGACCGGCCCGACCAGCCCGCCGAGGCCGTCGCTGACAGCCTCGCCGAGCGGGGTGTCTCCGTGCCCGACGACTGGGAGGCTGCCTATCGGTCCGCCCACCGCGAGTACGACCGCGGCCGGGAGGCACCCCTCGACGAACACGTCCGACTCGCCCTGGCCAGCCGCGGCGTCGAGGTCACGGCGGCGACCGCTCGCGAGGCTGTCCTGGTCGCCTTCGACGGGCCGGTATCCCGACGCGAGGGCGCCCGCGAGGCGCTCGCTGCGGCGGCCGACAACGGCCCGGTCGCCATCTGTTCGAACTGCAGCGTTCCCGGTCTCGTCGAGCGAACGCTCGAGCGTACCGACCTAGACCGCGGTCCCGACGCCGTCGTGACGAGTGTAGACTCGGGCTGGCGCAAGCCCCATCCCCGAATCTTCGAGACCACGGCCGACGCGCTCGAGGCCTCGCTCTCCGAGCTGGTCCACGTCGGCGACGACGCTCGCACCGACGGCGGCGCGGAGCGGGCGGGCGCACGGTCGGTGCTGCTGGCCGACACGCCGCTTTCGGCTGTCGCGAGGGGGCTCCGGGAGGGTCGGCTGTGATGCCGGTCGTCGCGATGCTCGTCGCGGGTGGGCTGGAAGCGCTCGTCGGTGAACCGCCGACCCGGTACCACCCCGTCGCCTGGTTCGGTCGGCTGGTCGCGCCGCTGGACCGCGAGTGGCGACACCCGCTGGTTGTTGGCGCCGTCGGTGCATTCGTGCTCCCGCTCGCGGCCGCGGTCGCCGTTGGGCTCGCTGTCGCCACCGTCGGGACCCAGTCGGCGCTGGCCGCGGCCGCCCTCGCCGGGCTGGGCCTGTTCCTCTCGACGAGCCTCCGGCGGCTGCTAGGGGCGGCCGGGTCGGTCATCGGCGACTCGGACACCGATATCGCGGCCGCCCGCGACGGACTGCTCGCGCTCGCCGGACGGGACGCGAGCGCGCTCTCGCCGGGCCAGCTCCGCAGCGCGGCCGTCGAGAGTGCCGCCGAGAACCTGGCCGACGGGCTCGTCGCGCCGCTGTCGGCGTTCGTCCTCGCCGCGGTGGTCGCCGCCGTCGCCGGCGCACCCACGCTCCCGGTCGCGGCCGCGGCGGCGGTGTGGGTCAAGGCCGTCAACACGCTGGACTCGATGCTGGGCTACCGGACCAAGCGGGTCGGGACCCCCCCCGCCGTGCTCGACGACGCGGTGATGTGGCTCCCAGCCCGCCTGAGCGCGCTCGCACTCGCGGTCGCGTTCGTGGACCTGCACTCGCTCTTGCGTACGCGCGAGTGGCTCGACAGCGTCCCCTCGCCGAACTCCGGCTGGCCGATGGGGGTCGCCGCCGCCGGGCTGGACGTACGTCTGGAGAAGCCGGGCGTGTACGTCCTCAACCCCGGGGCAGCCCTGCCGGACGTGGCGGCGTCGCGGCGCGGCGTCCGCGCGGTCGGGGTCGCCGGCGTCTGCAGCTACGCGCTCGCGGGGCTGGCACTGGCCGCGCTCGGGGGGGTGACGGTGTGGTTCTGAGCGCATTGCGTGGCGCGCTGGGCTTTCTCTCCCGGCTCCCCGTCGGCCACGACGAGGACGCGTGGGCGGCCTTCACCGCGACGCCGGCGGCGTTCCCGCTCGCGGGCTACGTCGTCGGCGGGCTGGTGGCGCTCCCGTTTCTGGCCGTCGGCCGGCTTCCAGGCCCGGTCGTCGCCGCGGCGGCGCTCGCAGTCCTGGTCGCGGTCACCGGCGTCAACCACGCCGACGGGCTGGCCGACCTCGGCGACGCCGCGGCGGTCCACGGCACCCCCGAGGAGCGCCGCGAGGTGATGCGCGACACGACGGTCGGCGTCGGCGCGGTGCTCGCGCTGGGAAGCGTCCTCCTCGTGCTCGCGCTCGGTCTGCTGGCGGTGACGACCTTGCCGGCCCGCGTCGCCGTCGCCGCCGTCATAGCGAGCGAGGTCGGCGCGAAAGCCGCGATGGCGACGCTCGCCTGCCTGGGCGCCCCGAGTCACGAGGGCTTTGGCGCGACGATGCTGGACGGCAACGGCCCGGTTGACTTGCTGGTCGCGCTCGCGGTCGCCGTGCCGATAGCCGCCGTCGCCCCGCCAGCTACCGGCGTTGCCCTCCTGACTGCCCTCGTCGTGGCACTGGTGGTCCGCCGGTGGGCAAGGCGTTCACTGGACGGGGTCGGCGGCGACGTCTTCGGCGCGACGAACGAACTCGCCCGCGTCGCCGCGCTCCACGGCGCGGTCGCCGCCTGGCACCTTCTGGGAGGGTCCGCGTGGACGCTCTGGTGATGTGTGGCGGCCGCGGAACCCGGCTCGATACCCACGTCGAGAAGCCGCTGTTCCGGGTCGGCGACGAGCCGATGGTCGACCGCGTGTTCGGGGCGCTCTCCGAGAGCGCTGTCGACACTGCCTACGCGGTCACGTCGCCCGCGACGCCCGAGACGCGCGCCCATCTCGACGCGCCCTGTATCGAGACGCCCGGTGACGGATACGTCGCGGACCTCGACGCGGCGCTTGCCGACGAGCGCGTCTCGACACCTGTGCTCACTGTCGCCGCCGACCTCCCGCTGCTCGACGGCCCGATACTCGACCGCGTGCTCGACGCCCACACCGGGGGGTCGCTGTCGGTGCTGGTCCCTGCCGCCCGCAAGCGCGAACTGGGTGTCAGCGACGACACCACCTTCTGGCGCGAGGGCCGCGAGGTCGCGCCGACCGGCGTGAACGTCGTTGGGGAGACCGGCGACGACGCCTGGCTCACCGAGGACGTCCGGGTCGCGGTCAACGTGAATACGCTCGCCGACGCTCGGGTGGCCGAGGAGTTGTTATAATCGAGATTTCCACCGTTATCGGATTAGAAAGCTAGAACGCCCAAACTGTAGCCGCTTGACCAGCCGATAGGGCGGGACTGAAAGGGGCCGAGCTATCGACGTCGCACGACGACGCAAGCACTGGAGTGAGTGAACGCAGTGAACGAACGAAGCGCACAGCGAGGCACGCGAGTCGATAGCTCGGGGGCTTTCTGGCTGTCCAAAGCCATCTTCCAGGCTACTCCTGCTACGAAACCTTCTCCACGGTAGTGTCCGTCCACTTTCTCATGGACCCCGACACCGTCGCGGCGCTTCGCGCCGTCGGCGAGACGGACCCACATATCGGGACCGACGGGCGCGTCCCACACGGGAGCAGCGACGACCCCGACCTACTGGATTTCAGCGCGAACAAGAACCCGCGGGTCCCGCCGGGCACGCGCGAGGTGTTCGCGGCCGCCTTCGACACGGCACGGTCCTACCCCAACGACGGCTACCCCGATTTTCGCGCGGCGGCGGCCGAGTTCGTCGGGTGTGAGCCCGAGGAGGTCGTCCCCACTGCGGGCGGGCTGGAAGCCATCCGGCTGGCGATGCAGACGAGCGTTCGCACTGGCGAGTCGGTTCTCCTTCCAGCCCCGAGCTTCGGCGAGTACGCCCGCGAAGTGCGCCTGCAAGGGGGCGAGCCGGCGTTCGTCGACCACGACGCGATTCTCGACGCGGACCCGGACGACCACGCCATGGCCGTCGTCTGCAATCCCAACAATCCCACTGGGGAGTGCTACGACGCCGACGCACTCCGGGCCTTTGCCGACCGCTGTCGCGAGGTCGGGACGACGCTGCTGGTCGACGAGGCCTTTCTGGGTTTCACCGACGAGCCGTCGCTTTCGGGCCGTGAGGGTGTGCTCGTCGCGCGCTCGCTCACCAAGCTGTTCGGGCTGCCGGGGGTCCGGATGGGATTCGCCGTCGGCACGGGCGGGGCGCTCGACCGGCTCGCGACCGCCCGCCGGGCCTGGTCGATGAGCGCGGCGGCCGCCGCCGTGGGCACGCACTGCTACCGGGCCGACGAATTCGTCGCCGAGACCCGCGAACGGGTCGCCCGCGAGCGCGAGCGTATGCGCGACCGGCTCGCGACACGGTTCGACGTGTTCCCGTCGGACGCCCCCTTCCTCTCGTTCGACACCGGCGACACCGACGTCGAGGACCTGCTCGCGACGGCTCGCGAGGCGGGCATCGCGCTTCGGGACGCCCGGACCTTCCGGCGGCTCGACAGCCACGTCCGCGTGGCCGTCCGGCGGCCGGACGAAAACGACCGCCTGCTGGAGGCCCTGGATGTTTGAGACGACCTGCCGGGACGGCATCGCGCAGGTCCGCCACGAGGGGGCGAGCTGGCTCTCGACGGCGTGGGACGGGGGCTACTGCGAGTCGGACGCGGTCTACAACGTCTCCGTCCCGACGGGGTTCGCCCGCACCGACCTCGACGCCTATCGGGAGGGACGTCTCGCCGACGCCGGCTTCCCCGTCGGGCCGACGCTGTTGACGGGGGTCGAGATGTGTCACGCCCGCGTCGCCGAGAACGGGCCAGTAACCGTACTCGCGACGGCGGGGCTCTCGAACCCGGCGGTGTTGCCGGTGGACGGCGACGACAAGAGTGCCGGTGGTATCGACGAACGGGGTAGCGACGACACCGAGCCCTGGCGCCCCGGCACGGTCAACCTCGTCGTCGGCGTCGACCGGGCGCTTTCCGACGGCGCGCTCGCGACGCTGCTCGGGACCGTCGTCGAAGCGAAGGCGGCGACACTGCTCGCGGTTGCCGACGTGCCGGGGACCACTTCGGACGCCGTGCTGGTCGGTGCCGACCCGAGCGCTGCCCCGGTCGAGTTCGCGGGCAGCGCGACAGAGGTGGGTGCGGCCGCGCGAGCCTGCGTGCGAGACGCCGTGCTGGCGAGTCTGGACGCCCGCTACGACGACGGGCCGCCCGCCCCGGCCGACGCGGAGTACGGCGTCGTCACCGACCGCCAGAGCGATGTTCGTCCCCCCTGAGTCCCACATATGAACGACAACACGGCCGGCCCGACGGCCGAACCTATCGAGCCCAGCGCGCCAGCGGAGTTCGGCCTGGTCCAGGTCTGGTGGGGCGACGGGAAAGGCAAGACGACGGCGGCCCTGGGGATGGCGACCCGCGCGATTGGCCACGGCTACCGCGTCCACCTGCTCCAGTTCATGAAAGGCGGCACCGGGACGGTGGAGGACGTCCGCGGCGAGTACAACGCCATCGCGGCGCTGCCGGGCTTCTCCTACGAGAACGCCGGCCACTACGGCTGGCACGGCTTCATGGACGGGAGTGACGACGACGAACACGCGGCCCGCGCGAAGGGGGCACTCGAACGTGCCCACGAGATTCTCGCCGCCAGCGGCAATGTGGACCTCTCCCAGCCGCTCGACGCCGACGGGCCGCCCGAGGACGGCGTGAACATGCTCGTCATCGACGAGATACTGTACGCCGCCAACCGGGACCTCATCGACCCGGATGACGTTGTCGAACTTATCGAGGCGAAACCCGACGACGTCGAACTCGTCCTCACCGGCGGCCACGAACCGCCGGAGTACGTCTTCGAGCACGCCGACCTCGTGACGGAGGTCGGCAAGGTGAAACATCCACTCGACGCGGGCCACCCGGCGCGGAAGGGGACCGAGTTCTGAGCGCGCTACTGCGGTCAGCCCGCCGACTCACGGCGACCAGCCCCACACCGCCGACAGCGCGGCGTCGAGGTTCGATTCGACGGTCATTATCTGCGTCGCGTTCGCCCGGGCGAGCGTCTGGGAGACCGTCTGCACCGACACGCCCCGCTCGTCGGCTATCGCCTGCATGTTCTCCTCGCGCCGGTAGGCCCGC is a window encoding:
- a CDS encoding NTP transferase domain-containing protein; translation: MCGGRGTRLDTHVEKPLFRVGDEPMVDRVFGALSESAVDTAYAVTSPATPETRAHLDAPCIETPGDGYVADLDAALADERVSTPVLTVAADLPLLDGPILDRVLDAHTGGSLSVLVPAARKRELGVSDDTTFWREGREVAPTGVNVVGETGDDAWLTEDVRVAVNVNTLADARVAEELL
- a CDS encoding cob(I)yrinic acid a,c-diamide adenosyltransferase yields the protein MNDNTAGPTAEPIEPSAPAEFGLVQVWWGDGKGKTTAALGMATRAIGHGYRVHLLQFMKGGTGTVEDVRGEYNAIAALPGFSYENAGHYGWHGFMDGSDDDEHAARAKGALERAHEILAASGNVDLSQPLDADGPPEDGVNMLVIDEILYAANRDLIDPDDVVELIEAKPDDVELVLTGGHEPPEYVFEHADLVTEVGKVKHPLDAGHPARKGTEF
- a CDS encoding adenosylcobinamide amidohydrolase, with the translated sequence MFETTCRDGIAQVRHEGASWLSTAWDGGYCESDAVYNVSVPTGFARTDLDAYREGRLADAGFPVGPTLLTGVEMCHARVAENGPVTVLATAGLSNPAVLPVDGDDKSAGGIDERGSDDTEPWRPGTVNLVVGVDRALSDGALATLLGTVVEAKAATLLAVADVPGTTSDAVLVGADPSAAPVEFAGSATEVGAAARACVRDAVLASLDARYDDGPPAPADAEYGVVTDRQSDVRPP
- the cobD gene encoding threonine-phosphate decarboxylase CobD codes for the protein MDPDTVAALRAVGETDPHIGTDGRVPHGSSDDPDLLDFSANKNPRVPPGTREVFAAAFDTARSYPNDGYPDFRAAAAEFVGCEPEEVVPTAGGLEAIRLAMQTSVRTGESVLLPAPSFGEYAREVRLQGGEPAFVDHDAILDADPDDHAMAVVCNPNNPTGECYDADALRAFADRCREVGTTLLVDEAFLGFTDEPSLSGREGVLVARSLTKLFGLPGVRMGFAVGTGGALDRLATARRAWSMSAAAAAVGTHCYRADEFVAETRERVARERERMRDRLATRFDVFPSDAPFLSFDTGDTDVEDLLATAREAGIALRDARTFRRLDSHVRVAVRRPDENDRLLEALDV
- the cobS gene encoding adenosylcobinamide-GDP ribazoletransferase, coding for MVLSALRGALGFLSRLPVGHDEDAWAAFTATPAAFPLAGYVVGGLVALPFLAVGRLPGPVVAAAALAVLVAVTGVNHADGLADLGDAAAVHGTPEERREVMRDTTVGVGAVLALGSVLLVLALGLLAVTTLPARVAVAAVIASEVGAKAAMATLACLGAPSHEGFGATMLDGNGPVDLLVALAVAVPIAAVAPPATGVALLTALVVALVVRRWARRSLDGVGGDVFGATNELARVAALHGAVAAWHLLGGSAWTLW